Within Anopheles nili chromosome 3, idAnoNiliSN_F5_01, whole genome shotgun sequence, the genomic segment AACGTTACAAAAAGCATGTTGGAACAAATTAACATTGATCAACAAATGCAATGGACATTTTCGATACTGGGACAAAAAGCACAACATAATCTAAGTAAAGTTTTGAAATTGCGTAAATCAATGgaattattattgttattgtttatttttcctaatTTATACCACGTACAGAAATGTCCGAGGAAATAAACGAACAAATTAACTCCCTCACTAGAACGTTAGATGGAATGTGTAAAGAGATCTACAGTATTAAGCCGACCAATGTTCAGATTCCGGAGCTTATCATCATGGATGAAAACAGGAAAGAGAACATCAACAATCAAGTTCTGGAGCTGATGAAAGGAGTCAAATCTTTGGAGAGACCaaagattaaaataaatgaaatatattACGGTGCAAAACAAGCGATACTTGCCAGCTGGATTGAATGCACGGTTATTGAAGAAATTTTTCGACATACGTCCGTAAGTTGATAACATAAGATATAATTTAGTGAACATTAATTTGAGATTACAACCTAATTCCAGTATTCGTCTTACAATGTGCGCTATTTGAATAACGTGAACCCCGGGTTGCACATATTATCGGCGCGGCATCTTGCTTATAAAGAAATGCCCAATGTAAAACTTAAGCTCGGTACACGTGTCATTGCTAAGATAAATCCCAAGAATAGTGTCGATAATATTGACGGTGATAAAGCTTCCCATGCTTTTTATGTGGGCACCGTAATTGAGTCGTTGAGCAACTACAACAACCATCGGTATCTCATTCTCTTCGATTCCGGTCATACATTCTATGTGCCCTTCACGGAGGTTAGAGTAGTATGCAATCAATCAAAGCATGTTTGGGAGGACGTCCATCCGCATTCGAAAAGATTCATTAAATCCTACATGCAAACTAGCGGAACATTGAGACCGATGGTGCAGGTAAAACGTGGACAACGTTTAACAGTGGAGATTGATGAGAAATGGTATCACAGCACCGTAGTCGGAGTAGACTGTAGTATGGTACAGCTATACTTTCCGGTTCTCAACCGATATGAGTGGATTTATCGAGGATCAACACGACTCGGTCCTTTGTACCTTGGAGTAAATACCTCCGCTGTGCCGACAAATAAGTTTTCAAAGTTTCAGAAACGAAACGTGCCCTCGATCGAGTATATTACTATCGAAGATGACGAGAATGAAGATAGTAATGTTTATGCAGCATATGTAAAGCCTGATACAACGCATTTTGCCAATTTGAAACAAGATCCTCAGGGCACGCAACATCGTGCCACCGCCAGAAAGAGTACTGCCAACCGCACAAACCACAACACTGTGGGTGCCATTTCGTTGAACCGTTCCACCATCTATATCGATTGTGACGTGGATCGATCCTTCGGGACTACGGTCAAATTTACGACTAAAAACTATCGGGGTCCGCTAAAATTCGTGAAACACGAGTGTAGCACCGAATGCCTCTATAACAATACAAAGGTTCTACGATCCTACAATTTGCTATCGCGACCACTCATCGTAGGCTGGGAGCGCCACCTATGCTCTGCTCAAAATCAAAAGAAGGAAGTTGTTGTTTACCGTGCACCTTGTGGCCGGCGATTGCGTTCTATGTACGAGGTTCACCGATTCTTACGCCAGACAAACTGCAGTCTCAGTGTGGAACATTTTGATTTCGATCCAGTAATAAGGGTACTGGCAACTTACAAATctgaaaattgtatttttgaaaCTCCGGACATATCATTCGGCAAGGAAATCATGCCGATACAATGTGTGAATAACTACGATGACAAGACTCCCCCGCCGTGCGACTATTCTGCGGAGCGAATTCCTACTGAAGGTGTAAATCTGAACTTGGACAAAGAGTTTTTGTGTGGATGTGATTGCGAAGATGATTGCTTCGATAAAAGGAAATGTCAATGCTTTCAACTGACAATGAAAGGCGTAAAATCTCAAAATCC encodes:
- the LOC128723805 gene encoding histone-lysine N-methyltransferase eggless-like, which produces MVQVKRGQRLTVEIDEKWYHSTVVGVDCSMVQLYFPVLNRYEWIYRGSTRLGPLYLGVNTSAVPTNKFSKFQKRNVPSIEYITIEDDENEDSNVYAAYVKPDTTHFANLKQDPQGTQHRATARKSTANRTNHNTVGAISLNRSTIYIDCDVDRSFGTTVKFTTKNYRGPLKFVKHECSTECLYNNTKVLRSYNLLSRPLIVGWERHLCSAQNQKKEVVVYRAPCGRRLRSMYEVHRFLRQTNCSLSVEHFDFDPVIRVLATYKSENCIFETPDISFGKEIMPIQCVNNYDDKTPPPCDYSAERIPTEGVNLNLDKEFLCGCDCEDDCFDKRKCQCFQLTMKGVKSQNPKANIDEVGYVYKRLMEPVITGIYECNVQCKCNKNKCLNRVVQHPLQTKLQVFNTKNKGWGIRCLNDVPKGSFICIYAGQLLTEEASNRICINDKTGDEYFADLDFIETMENLKEGYETEAYRSEEEYDEPSNTYESDVSEESTENMTITSTQDSDEEYTSKIKPTNMAVKTRSQLKKNSTTQHYTPSVEDENDERECVGLIPNSQMDNNDALGPEDGKIVKLRSLFGKNEQMCVLDAKKSGNLGRYFNVSTSVYYSFNS